In the Clostridium gelidum genome, GTTTCAATGAGAATTTGGGATTAGAAGAATTTTCTACAACAAAATTAAATGCAAAAGACTTGTATGAGATGAGATTGATTTTCGAGCCCCAAACTGCTTATTATGCGGCAAAACGAGCTACTGATAAAGAGCTTGAAAGAATACTCTACTACGGGAAACTCGAGGAAGAAAAAATTTTAAATAATGAAGATCGTACGGAAGCTGAACAAGCTTTTCATAAATCTATTGCAAAGGCAACTCATAATGAATTTATGGATAAATTAATGCCTATACTTTATAAAGCCATTGATAAAGGTGTTATTTTATCCGATGAAAATGAAGATATAATAAAAGATACCTTAAATGACCATCGCATGATAATGGAATTTTTAGCAAGTAGAGATGCTGAGGGAGCAAAAACTGCAATGAAGCTTCATATTCTTCATGCCATGAGAGGTTTGGATATAAATAATGAATAAAGTATAATACTATATTGACAATAGACATCATACAACGTACAATAAAAATATACAACTATATTATACAAAATTGAAATTATTATATAGAAATGAGGAGATTATGCTATGAGAAGTGATGTAATAACAAAAGGATCTAAGAGTGCACCTCAACGTTCATTACTAAGTGCATTAGGTTTAACAAAAGAAGAAATTGAAAGACCTCTTATAGGTATCGTTAGTTCACAAAATGATATCGTACCAGGTCATATGAATTTAGATAAAATTGTAGAAGCTGTAAAGATGGGTGTTTCTATGGCTGGTGGTACTCCTATTGTATTCCCTGCAATTGCTGTTTGCGATGGAATTGCGATGGGTCATGTAGGAATGAAGTATTCACTAGCTACAAGAGAGTTAATTGCAGATTCCACAGAATCTATGGCACTAGCCCATGCTTTTGACGCTTTAGTAATGGTACCTAACTGTGATAAAAATGTACCAGGACTTTTAATGGCAGCTGCAAGAGTTAATATTCCTACTATATTTGTAAGCGGTGGACCAATGCTTGCTGGAAAAGTTGATGGATGTAAAACAAGCCTTTCAAGTATGTTTGAGGCTGTTGGTGCTTTTAATGCAGGAAAAATCACAGAAGAAAAGTTAGATGAATATGAAAATAAAGCATGTCCTACTTGTGGTTCTTGTTCTGGAATGTATACAGCAAATAGCATGAACTGTTTAACAGAAGTTCTTGGTATGGGACTTCAAGGAAATGGAACAATTCCTGCTGTTTATTCTGAGAGAATTAAGCTTGCAAAACATGCTGGTATGAAGATTATGGAGTTACTTGAGAAAAATATAAAACCAAGAGATATTATGACAGAAGCTGCATTTATGAATGCATTAACTATGGATATGGCTCTTGGATGTAGTACAAACAGTATGTTACATCTTCCTGCAATTGCAAATGAAGTTGGTTTTGATTTAAATGTAGATATTGCAAATGGAATTAGTGCTAAAACACCAAACCTCTGCCACCTTGCACCTGCAGGACATACTTATATGGAAGATTTATATGAAGCTGGTGGTATTTATGCTGTTATGAACGAAATAAATAAACTAGGCTTATTAAATACTGATTTAATAACATGTACAGGAAAAACTATTGCTGAAAACATAAAAGGTTGCGTAAATAAAAATCCTGAAGTTATAAGACCTGTTGAAAACCCATATAGTCAAACTGGTGGTATAGCTGTTCTTAAAGGTAATCTTGCACCAGACTCATGCGTTGTAAAACGTTCTGCAGTTGCACCTGAAATGTTAAAACACGAAGGTCCAGCAAGAGTATTTAATTGTGAAGAAGACGCTTTAGATGCCATTAATACTGGAAAAATTGTTGCAGGTGATGTTGTAGTTATCCGTTACGAAGGGCCTAAGGGCGGACCTGGTATGAGAGAAATGCTTAACCCAACATCAGCAATTATGGGAAGAGGTTTAGGTAGCAGTGTTGCACTTATAACAGATGGACGTTTTAGTGGTGCAAGTAGAGGTGCTTCAATTGGACATGTATCTCCTGAAGCTGCAGTTGGTGGTAACATTGCTTTAGTTTACGATGGAGATATTATTCAAATTGATATTAATGCTAATACTATTAACTTTGTAGTTAGTGATGAAGAATTAGCAAAAAGAAAAGCAAATTGGAAACCAAGAAAACCTGAAATTACAACTGGTTATCTTGCAAGATATGCTGCCCTCGTAACATCTGGTAACAGAGGTGCTATTTTAGAAATTCCTAAATTCTAATCTCTAGCTATTTTTCATATTAGGCACATGAAAATAAATAACAAGTCCAAAGTTGCCATGAATATTTTTCATCAGGCAAGGAAGTAAAGTACCATCATAGTGGGCCTATTATGGTATTTTACTGACGTGAGCAGTGAACCCAAATCTATGATTTGGTGTGAATCGCTTACTCAGTGAGCGCATGCGAATCGAGCTTCCCATGATGGAAAATAGGTTGGCAAATGGACTTGTTATTTTTTTGATTGTGCCTTAAATTAATAGTAAAAGGTACTAGAAAGTTTTTCTTTAACTTTCTAGTACCTTTATTATTTCTCATGATTTTTTGATATATATGTATAAATTTTAATTAGGAAATGTGCCCTATTTTTGTGTTTTACAAATAACTGTCTCTTTTATAGGATCCATTTTAATTCTCATACTAGTTTTTTAACTAAAGTATCAATCTTTGATAATAATTCCATTACTATATATAGTATTTTTAACCAAACTTATAATTTATTCTACAAATACCTTATCTACCAGATTAATCAATTCTTCCTTAATTAAATCCTTTTTCATAAAATAAGTAGCCCCAAGTGCCTCACAAACACCTAGCTCATTAGAAAAATTATTCTTACCACCATCCGAAAGAACTATTATTCTTAAATCTTCATTCTCTTTTCGTAATTCTACCACAAGTTCTAACCCAGTTTTTTGAGGCATATATACATCAGTAATTACTAAATCAATATTACCTAATTTTTTATATGCCTCAATTCCTTCTTCACCATCACAAGCTTCAACTACGTTATAATTTGCTTCTTCTAAAAGACCCCTTATAAAACTTCTGATACTTGCAGAATCATCTGTTACTAGTATGTTTTTTTTCCCCTCATTCATTATTTTTAGCCTCCTTTTTTTAACCATATATCCATAAATTATAACCAAATAAATTATTATTTACTATAATATTACTATACCACTACCCATTTCAAATTTCAACTTTTACCAACATATTTCAATATTTCCACATGGCATTTATATTTATTTTTTACTTTAATTAAATAGCAAATTAATCATTTTGTGAAAATAACCCATTAAGACTTATTCGTGGGAACTTGCTTCTTCCTTTTGAATATTTAAATCTAAGTATAGCAAATTTAACTTTTATGAATATATTATTTTATAATTAATTAATATGGAGCCAAATATAAATGCTAGATTTAAATGATGATTATTTTGAAGACGATATTGAATTTGAAAAATATGAAACTTCCCCTCCTCCTTTTGAATCTTTTCAAAGACAAAGACCACCTCTTTTGCCTATGCCAGGACCAGGTGGTAATCTTCCACCAATAGGTAATTATCCACCTAATTTTAATTTCCCTGCTGAAAAAGACTTTAATCCACCTGCTTTTAATTTTCCAGGCGGAACGTTTACTCCACCTGGAGCACCTAAATCTGCGCCTCCAAATTATATTCCAAGCAAAAACTCTGCTGGAGTTCAAAGTTTTAGTACAGGAGGTGGAGGTATACAAACTACAGCTGTTAGTTCAAATTCTATCCGTTTTTGTCTTTATAAATACACATATATTTGGCAACGAAATGGTAGAAGCTATTGGACATTCTTATTAAATGTTGACAGACGTTCTATATCTGGCTTTAGATGGACTGGTCGACAATGGGTTTATTTCGGAATAGAT is a window encoding:
- a CDS encoding FadR/GntR family transcriptional regulator, coding for MPRKEKSLSERIADDILAMITIDKKFTIGDKLPNENELSSQMKVSRTTLREAIRILVAHNILEIKRGKGTYVKNHEGFNENLGLEEFSTTKLNAKDLYEMRLIFEPQTAYYAAKRATDKELERILYYGKLEEEKILNNEDRTEAEQAFHKSIAKATHNEFMDKLMPILYKAIDKGVILSDENEDIIKDTLNDHRMIMEFLASRDAEGAKTAMKLHILHAMRGLDINNE
- the ilvD gene encoding dihydroxy-acid dehydratase, which codes for MRSDVITKGSKSAPQRSLLSALGLTKEEIERPLIGIVSSQNDIVPGHMNLDKIVEAVKMGVSMAGGTPIVFPAIAVCDGIAMGHVGMKYSLATRELIADSTESMALAHAFDALVMVPNCDKNVPGLLMAAARVNIPTIFVSGGPMLAGKVDGCKTSLSSMFEAVGAFNAGKITEEKLDEYENKACPTCGSCSGMYTANSMNCLTEVLGMGLQGNGTIPAVYSERIKLAKHAGMKIMELLEKNIKPRDIMTEAAFMNALTMDMALGCSTNSMLHLPAIANEVGFDLNVDIANGISAKTPNLCHLAPAGHTYMEDLYEAGGIYAVMNEINKLGLLNTDLITCTGKTIAENIKGCVNKNPEVIRPVENPYSQTGGIAVLKGNLAPDSCVVKRSAVAPEMLKHEGPARVFNCEEDALDAINTGKIVAGDVVVIRYEGPKGGPGMREMLNPTSAIMGRGLGSSVALITDGRFSGASRGASIGHVSPEAAVGGNIALVYDGDIIQIDINANTINFVVSDEELAKRKANWKPRKPEITTGYLARYAALVTSGNRGAILEIPKF
- a CDS encoding response regulator is translated as MNEGKKNILVTDDSASIRSFIRGLLEEANYNVVEACDGEEGIEAYKKLGNIDLVITDVYMPQKTGLELVVELRKENEDLRIIVLSDGGKNNFSNELGVCEALGATYFMKKDLIKEELINLVDKVFVE